A stretch of Bifidobacterium sp. ESL0704 DNA encodes these proteins:
- the metF gene encoding methylenetetrahydrofolate reductase [NAD(P)H]: MHSPIFSLEVFPPKPHAPVGTIYDALDGLQGLDPDFISVTYRHGSHANRLNTARIAHTVNADYRIPVVAHLTALYSDKASVDEALDLFRKAGVFGVLALRGDYVEGNEPCGDFEHASDLAAYIRQHDPDMQIMGACYPECHLEASCLEVDVDNLKKKVDAGVTHLITQLFYDNEDFYRFLDLARAKGIDVPIEAGIMPIRSVRSINNMTKRNGSKIPSEVQRIVDKWGDNLPCLQQAGINYASEQISDLVAHGVDGIHLYTMNRPAIARRIWSNVEQLFSVTPQ, encoded by the coding sequence ATGCATTCGCCGATTTTCTCGCTTGAAGTGTTTCCGCCCAAGCCGCATGCGCCGGTAGGCACCATCTATGATGCGCTTGACGGGCTGCAGGGTTTGGACCCCGATTTCATTTCGGTGACCTATCGTCATGGCAGCCATGCCAACCGGCTCAACACCGCCAGGATAGCCCACACCGTCAATGCCGACTATCGCATTCCGGTCGTGGCCCATCTGACCGCCCTATACAGCGATAAGGCGTCGGTCGACGAGGCGCTGGACCTCTTCCGAAAGGCCGGGGTCTTCGGCGTGCTGGCGTTGCGCGGCGATTATGTCGAAGGCAACGAGCCGTGCGGGGATTTCGAACATGCCAGCGATCTGGCCGCCTACATCCGCCAGCATGACCCCGATATGCAGATCATGGGCGCCTGTTACCCGGAATGCCATCTGGAGGCCTCGTGCCTGGAAGTCGACGTCGACAACCTCAAAAAGAAGGTGGACGCCGGCGTCACCCATCTGATCACCCAGCTGTTCTACGACAACGAGGATTTCTACCGTTTCCTCGATTTGGCGCGCGCCAAAGGCATCGATGTGCCGATCGAAGCCGGCATCATGCCGATACGCAGCGTCAGATCGATCAACAACATGACCAAGCGCAACGGTTCCAAGATCCCCTCGGAAGTGCAACGCATCGTCGACAAGTGGGGCGACAACCTGCCTTGCCTCCAACAGGCCGGCATCAACTACGCCTCCGAACAGATTTCCGATCTGGTGGCGCACGGCGTCGACGGCATCCACCTCTACACGATGAACCGTCCGGCGATCGCACGCCGCATATGGTCCAACGTCGAGCAATTGTTCAGCGTCACCCCGCAGTGA
- the metE gene encoding 5-methyltetrahydropteroyltriglutamate--homocysteine S-methyltransferase, protein MSALTSVSGFPRIGRDRELKKIIEGYWKGKSSLDDVRATGKQLRAEHWKLQADAGVDLIPSNDFSYYDQMLDTAILLNVIPERYRRLSFENPEDTLFAMGRGYQGPEGDVTALPMKKWFTTNYHYLVPEIDAGTEIKLNSTKPFDEFNEAKAQGILTKPVLIGPYTFLKLARNPQAEELELDRGLVDAVSGVYAQILRKFAELGAQWVQFDEPYLVLDKEDGDTELFKALYSAILPARSALAGKSVKVLLNTYFGNIADIYETVNLFGFDGVGLDLIEGRDENLAAVEKYGVAQNTTIFAGVINGRNIWRNNYAQSLGLLDALKTKTGNVAVSTASSLLHVPFSTEGETGLKPEVLKHFAFAVEKLGELVDVAKLADVDDETRKKSKTLAGNQALFDGSRVAPDPAVAKRLASLTEKDFVRQPARAERRKLQHEELGLPELPTTTIGSFPQTREIRSMRAKARKGEIAQETYDAFIASQIDQVIAHQEQIGLDVLVHGEFERNDMVEYFGQHLNGYLFTKNAWVQSYGTRCVKPPIVWGDVSRAEPITVRWSKYAQSRTKHVVKGMLTGPVTILNWSWPREDISNELQTQQLALAIRDEVLDLEAAGIKVIQIDEAALREKLPLRRSDWHKKYLDWAIPAFRLVHSAVKPTTQIHTHMCYSEFNDIIRDIDNMDADVISFEASRGDLVVLDAIHDAHFETEVGPGVYDIHSPRIPSTKELVERIHAILKKADAGRVWINPDCGLKTRGNEETWPSLEHMVEAAKTVRAELADGSQASRN, encoded by the coding sequence ATGTCAGCTCTCACATCGGTTTCAGGCTTTCCGCGCATCGGGCGCGACCGTGAATTGAAGAAGATCATCGAAGGCTACTGGAAAGGCAAGTCCAGCCTCGATGACGTACGTGCGACGGGCAAGCAGTTGCGGGCCGAGCATTGGAAGCTGCAGGCCGATGCCGGAGTCGACCTGATCCCCAGCAACGACTTCAGCTATTACGACCAGATGCTCGACACCGCCATCCTGCTGAATGTGATTCCGGAACGCTACCGTCGGCTTTCCTTTGAAAATCCCGAAGACACGCTGTTCGCGATGGGCCGTGGCTATCAGGGCCCGGAGGGCGATGTCACCGCGCTGCCGATGAAGAAGTGGTTCACCACCAACTACCATTATTTGGTTCCCGAAATCGACGCCGGCACCGAAATCAAGCTCAATTCCACCAAGCCCTTCGACGAGTTCAACGAGGCCAAGGCGCAGGGCATCCTCACCAAGCCGGTACTGATCGGCCCTTACACTTTCCTCAAACTGGCCCGCAATCCGCAGGCTGAAGAGCTGGAACTTGACCGCGGCCTGGTCGATGCGGTTTCCGGCGTGTACGCGCAGATTCTCCGCAAGTTCGCCGAACTCGGTGCCCAGTGGGTACAGTTCGATGAACCGTATCTGGTACTTGACAAGGAAGACGGCGACACCGAGCTTTTCAAGGCGCTTTATTCCGCCATCCTGCCGGCACGTTCCGCGCTCGCGGGCAAGAGCGTCAAAGTCCTGCTCAACACCTACTTCGGCAACATCGCCGATATCTACGAAACCGTGAATCTCTTCGGGTTCGACGGGGTCGGCCTCGACCTGATCGAAGGACGCGACGAAAATCTCGCGGCCGTCGAGAAATACGGTGTCGCGCAAAACACCACGATTTTCGCCGGTGTCATCAACGGACGCAACATCTGGCGCAACAACTACGCGCAAAGCCTCGGTTTGCTTGACGCATTGAAGACCAAGACCGGCAATGTGGCCGTCTCCACCGCCTCGTCCCTGTTGCACGTGCCGTTCAGCACCGAAGGCGAGACAGGACTGAAGCCGGAGGTTTTGAAGCACTTCGCCTTCGCTGTCGAGAAGCTCGGTGAGTTGGTGGATGTGGCCAAGCTTGCCGATGTCGATGACGAGACTCGTAAGAAATCGAAGACATTGGCCGGCAATCAGGCCTTGTTCGACGGCAGCCGCGTGGCACCCGATCCGGCCGTGGCTAAGCGTCTTGCCTCGTTGACAGAGAAGGACTTCGTCCGTCAACCGGCCCGTGCCGAACGCCGCAAGCTCCAACATGAGGAACTTGGATTACCTGAATTGCCAACCACGACCATCGGTTCTTTCCCACAGACCCGCGAGATTCGTTCGATGCGTGCCAAGGCTCGCAAGGGCGAGATCGCGCAGGAGACCTACGACGCGTTCATCGCCAGCCAGATCGACCAGGTCATAGCCCATCAGGAGCAGATCGGCCTGGATGTGCTCGTTCACGGCGAATTCGAACGCAACGACATGGTCGAATACTTCGGCCAGCACCTGAACGGCTATCTCTTCACCAAGAACGCCTGGGTGCAGTCCTACGGCACCCGCTGCGTCAAGCCTCCGATCGTCTGGGGCGATGTGAGCCGCGCCGAGCCGATCACCGTGCGCTGGAGCAAGTACGCCCAAAGCCGCACCAAGCACGTCGTCAAGGGCATGCTCACCGGCCCGGTCACCATCCTCAACTGGTCCTGGCCGCGCGAGGACATCAGCAACGAGCTGCAGACCCAACAGCTGGCGCTGGCCATCCGCGACGAGGTGCTCGACCTCGAGGCCGCCGGTATCAAGGTCATCCAGATCGACGAGGCAGCGTTGCGCGAGAAGCTGCCGTTGCGTCGCTCCGACTGGCACAAGAAGTACCTCGACTGGGCGATTCCCGCCTTCCGTCTGGTGCATTCCGCTGTCAAGCCGACCACGCAGATCCACACGCATATGTGCTACTCGGAGTTCAACGACATCATTCGTGACATCGACAACATGGACGCCGACGTGATCTCCTTCGAGGCCTCCCGAGGGGACCTGGTCGTCCTCGACGCCATCCATGACGCGCATTTCGAGACCGAAGTGGGCCCCGGCGTCTACGACATCCATTCGCCGCGTATCCCGTCGACCAAAGAACTGGTCGAGCGCATCCACGCGATCCTGAAGAAGGCCGATGCCGGCCGTGTCTGGATTAACCCCGACTGCGGCCTGAAGACCCGCGGCAATGAGGAGACCTGGCCGAGCCTTGAGCACATGGTCGAAGCCGCCAAGACGGTTCGCGCCGAATTGGCGGACGGTTCGCAGGCCTCGCGTAACTAA
- a CDS encoding tRNA (adenine-N1)-methyltransferase, which translates to MPKRGALQAGEKVQFTDRKSKKITDQLVAGGSTQTDHGIILHDDVIGGTEGTIVTTVTSKREAQISEGAPGHDKPKPWKAARAIGGWDYTVMRPRLADYVLSMPRGAQIMYPKDIAQVIQLGDIREGFNVLESGAGSGAMSLNLLDAVGKSGHLTTIEMRPEFAKIAEANATLYYGERPDWWDLLIGDFDSVAATLPEHSFDRIMLDMLDPWNRLEQAYRVIAPGGVLVAYITTTTQMSRFCEALREAGCWTEPEVQETFERTWKAQGLAVRPDHQMIGHTGFLIVTRAMAPGFKALRKRDRATKDTVTDIDSLTPQQQAERLADLELRDISDRKLRKVLRDLGDQLREISEVDEESR; encoded by the coding sequence ATGCCGAAACGTGGTGCGTTGCAAGCAGGGGAGAAGGTCCAGTTCACGGATCGCAAGTCCAAGAAGATCACCGACCAGCTTGTCGCCGGCGGCTCGACGCAGACCGACCACGGCATCATCCTGCACGACGATGTCATCGGCGGAACCGAAGGCACCATCGTCACCACGGTGACTTCCAAGCGTGAAGCGCAGATAAGCGAGGGCGCGCCGGGTCACGATAAGCCGAAGCCATGGAAAGCGGCACGGGCCATCGGCGGTTGGGATTATACGGTGATGCGGCCGAGGCTGGCCGATTATGTGCTTTCGATGCCCCGCGGCGCGCAGATCATGTATCCGAAGGACATCGCGCAGGTCATTCAGCTCGGTGACATTCGCGAGGGGTTCAACGTGCTTGAATCCGGTGCCGGCAGCGGGGCGATGAGCCTCAACCTGCTTGACGCAGTGGGGAAGTCCGGCCATCTGACCACCATCGAGATGCGTCCCGAATTCGCCAAGATCGCCGAGGCCAACGCGACGCTCTATTACGGTGAACGCCCGGATTGGTGGGATTTGCTCATCGGCGATTTCGACAGTGTTGCCGCCACACTGCCGGAACATTCCTTCGACCGGATCATGCTCGACATGCTAGACCCGTGGAATCGGCTGGAACAGGCCTATCGGGTCATCGCTCCCGGCGGGGTGCTCGTCGCCTACATCACCACGACCACGCAGATGTCGCGGTTCTGCGAGGCGTTGCGCGAAGCCGGCTGCTGGACGGAACCGGAAGTCCAGGAGACCTTCGAACGCACATGGAAGGCGCAGGGCCTCGCCGTGCGCCCCGATCACCAGATGATCGGACACACCGGTTTCCTCATCGTCACCCGTGCCATGGCTCCCGGTTTTAAGGCTCTGCGCAAGCGCGACCGCGCCACCAAGGACACGGTCACTGACATCGATTCTTTGACCCCGCAGCAACAGGCCGAACGTCTCGCCGATCTCGAACTGCGCGACATCAGCGACCGCAAGCTCAGGAAGGTCTTGCGCGATCTGGGTGACCAGCTGCGTGAAATCAGCGAGGTCGACGAAGAATCCAGATAG
- a CDS encoding ATP-binding cassette domain-containing protein — MGEAVSALKLSNVEFRRNRRVILTDVNLDLKYGEKWVLFGPNGIGKSSLVAMMATRGFPSVGTVDILGNRLGKVNVFSYRNRIGLSSAELSRSFPNEEDPLDVVLTALTATTGRWREQFTQADYDKARGFMTMFGIEYLEGKQMFKLSEGERTRVLICRALMGNPDLLILDEPTTGLDLGGRELALRALSDIGRHDTERTVLLVTHRLEEIPQGFDHVAIMGRMAGNETDAHADNVAGADPQPGTIIYTGDLEHGFTAERLSRIFGLPLKVTHDEGRWSAYAIEE, encoded by the coding sequence ATGGGCGAAGCTGTTTCGGCGCTGAAACTGAGCAATGTGGAATTTCGTAGGAACCGTCGCGTCATTTTGACCGATGTGAATCTCGATCTCAAATACGGCGAGAAATGGGTGCTCTTCGGCCCCAACGGCATCGGCAAGTCTTCCCTCGTGGCCATGATGGCGACCCGCGGGTTCCCGTCCGTGGGAACCGTTGATATTCTGGGCAACCGACTCGGCAAGGTCAATGTCTTTTCCTACCGTAATCGAATCGGGTTGAGCTCCGCCGAATTGTCGCGTTCCTTCCCCAACGAGGAGGATCCGCTTGACGTCGTGTTGACGGCCTTGACCGCGACCACCGGCCGCTGGCGCGAACAGTTCACGCAGGCCGATTACGACAAGGCTCGCGGGTTTATGACCATGTTCGGCATCGAATACCTCGAGGGCAAACAGATGTTCAAACTTTCGGAAGGCGAGCGCACCCGCGTGCTTATCTGCCGGGCGTTGATGGGCAACCCCGATCTGCTGATTTTGGACGAGCCGACCACCGGGCTCGATCTGGGCGGCCGTGAGCTTGCGTTGCGCGCGTTGAGCGACATCGGCAGGCACGACACCGAGCGTACCGTGCTGCTGGTGACGCACAGGCTCGAGGAGATTCCGCAGGGTTTCGACCATGTCGCCATCATGGGTCGTATGGCCGGCAACGAGACCGACGCGCATGCGGACAACGTCGCCGGGGCCGACCCGCAGCCCGGAACCATCATCTACACCGGTGACCTTGAGCACGGTTTCACCGCCGAACGCCTGAGCCGTATCTTCGGCCTGCCGCTCAAGGTGACCCATGACGAGGGCCGTTGGTCCGCGTACGCCATCGAAGAGTAG
- the glgA gene encoding glycogen synthase yields MKIDLLTREYPPHIYGGAGVHVEELSKVLAERAGVTVRAFDGPRTPDEVPQVPGGSLRVVGYDVPRELSQANMALQTFAVDLQMANDVDGDIVHAHTWYACLAGRLAAQMHEIPLVVTAHSLEPFRPWKRDQLGGGYNLSSWAERDAFTHADRVIAVSQGMKQDIRTAYPSIDPAKVSVVHNGITVADFATPDPDDPGWKVFERYRIDRNMPTLLFVGRITRQKGLPYLLRAIHLIDKDIQVVLCAGAPDTEELGAQVRSSFAQLKAERGNVVWIEEMLPRPELNALEHGSDAFVCPSIYEPLGIVNLEAMACGLPVVASATGGIPEVVVDGVTGYLVPIEQQHDGTGTPTHPDDFVHDMAAAINRLMSDPKRAKAMGEAGFRRARDEFSWERIADETMDVYRQVLR; encoded by the coding sequence ATGAAAATTGATTTGCTGACCCGCGAATATCCTCCGCATATCTATGGCGGCGCCGGCGTGCACGTCGAGGAATTGTCGAAAGTGCTCGCTGAACGCGCCGGCGTGACGGTTCGCGCCTTCGACGGCCCCAGAACACCTGATGAGGTTCCTCAAGTACCCGGCGGCAGCTTGCGCGTGGTCGGTTACGACGTTCCCCGAGAGCTGTCGCAGGCCAACATGGCGTTGCAGACATTCGCAGTGGACCTTCAAATGGCTAACGATGTCGATGGTGACATCGTCCACGCCCACACGTGGTATGCCTGCCTGGCCGGTCGGTTGGCGGCTCAGATGCACGAGATCCCGCTTGTCGTCACCGCCCACAGCCTCGAACCGTTTCGCCCGTGGAAGCGTGACCAGCTTGGCGGCGGATACAACCTGAGTTCCTGGGCCGAACGTGACGCCTTCACCCATGCCGACCGTGTCATCGCCGTCTCTCAGGGCATGAAACAGGACATTCGCACGGCCTATCCATCGATTGACCCGGCAAAGGTCTCCGTCGTCCACAACGGCATCACGGTTGCCGACTTCGCCACTCCCGATCCCGACGATCCGGGCTGGAAAGTGTTCGAGCGTTATCGTATCGACCGAAACATGCCCACATTGCTCTTCGTCGGACGGATTACACGGCAGAAGGGCCTGCCCTATTTGCTGCGGGCCATCCACCTGATCGACAAGGATATCCAGGTCGTGCTGTGCGCGGGAGCCCCGGATACCGAGGAACTCGGCGCGCAGGTGCGTTCCTCGTTCGCACAGCTCAAGGCCGAACGCGGCAACGTCGTTTGGATCGAGGAGATGCTGCCGCGTCCCGAGCTCAACGCGCTGGAACACGGCAGCGACGCGTTCGTCTGCCCGAGCATCTACGAGCCTCTCGGCATCGTCAATCTCGAGGCGATGGCATGCGGCCTGCCGGTTGTCGCCAGCGCCACCGGCGGAATTCCGGAAGTCGTGGTCGACGGTGTGACCGGTTATCTGGTGCCGATCGAGCAGCAGCATGACGGCACCGGCACGCCGACGCATCCTGATGATTTCGTACACGACATGGCTGCGGCCATCAATCGTCTCATGTCGGATCCAAAGCGGGCCAAAGCGATGGGCGAGGCCGGTTTCAGGCGTGCCCGTGACGAGTTCAGCTGGGAACGCATCGCAGATGAGACGATGGACGTGTACCGTCAGGTGTTGCGTTGA
- a CDS encoding tripartite tricarboxylate transporter TctB family protein, which yields MPNRAERRAQAKQSRRGVPQPNQPQNRGRGGLIDEYSLQERSRRLEENGDAEWKPKAEKLSAPAQNLDPNYSDPKVMKAPHSLHQWFRIISWTLIILAGVAFAVLMWVPRHPLWLIVTVSVVFVIGVLSLFFTAGNYRHNPNLDSNGTAI from the coding sequence ATGCCGAATCGCGCCGAACGCCGTGCCCAAGCCAAGCAGAGCCGCAGGGGGGTGCCGCAGCCCAATCAGCCACAGAATCGTGGCCGCGGAGGGCTCATTGACGAGTACTCATTGCAGGAGCGCAGCCGTCGCCTCGAGGAGAACGGCGATGCCGAATGGAAACCCAAGGCCGAGAAGCTTTCGGCGCCGGCGCAAAACCTCGACCCCAACTACAGCGATCCGAAAGTCATGAAGGCGCCGCATTCGCTGCACCAGTGGTTCAGGATCATCAGCTGGACGCTGATCATCCTCGCCGGTGTCGCCTTCGCGGTGCTGATGTGGGTGCCCAGGCATCCGCTGTGGCTGATTGTCACCGTTTCCGTGGTGTTTGTCATCGGCGTGCTGAGCCTTTTCTTCACCGCCGGCAACTATCGGCACAACCCGAACCTTGACTCCAACGGTACGGCCATTTAG
- a CDS encoding glutamate synthase subunit beta, whose protein sequence is MSDPRGFLKVRTRHEAQDRPVAERIRDWKDVHAQSGFQPWTKEQAARCMDCGTPFCMTGCPLGNIIPDFNDLVRQGQWEEAYQRLSSTNNFPEVTGLICPAPCEQACVLGIHQPPTMIKADEQAIIDQAWKLDYVKPMPPQRLTDMTIAIVGSGPAGLACAQQLTRAGHTVVVYERDDEIGGLMRYGIPSFKLDKHLIDRRIEQMEAEGTVFRTNMEIGKDLSWDELRSRYDAVVVAIGSGVPRDVNVPGRELDGIHFAMDFLPDANRRVEGKKPINDIDANGKKVVIIGGGDTGSDCLGTAIRQGATSVTVLQINPKEPTERPDNQPWPTYARLYQPTTSMQEGGTYEYNTDTLSFTGVEEIAQTERVTLDENGLASGFVADESGHVTGVKVVDVERTADGKRQHIAGTERVIDADLVLISTGFLHPDTSTILDQLPVDLDRRGNLARNKQFETSQDGVFVCGDAGRGQSLVVWAIAEGRSCASAVDRFLNGTTELPAPIVSTQKPMKL, encoded by the coding sequence ATGAGCGATCCCAGAGGATTCCTGAAGGTGCGTACCCGCCACGAGGCGCAGGACCGTCCGGTCGCCGAGCGCATCCGCGATTGGAAGGACGTGCACGCCCAGTCCGGCTTCCAGCCCTGGACCAAGGAGCAGGCCGCGCGGTGTATGGACTGCGGCACCCCCTTCTGCATGACCGGCTGCCCGCTGGGCAACATCATTCCCGACTTCAACGATTTGGTGCGCCAGGGGCAGTGGGAGGAGGCCTATCAACGGCTTTCCTCAACCAACAACTTCCCCGAGGTCACCGGTTTGATTTGCCCGGCACCGTGCGAACAGGCGTGTGTGCTGGGCATCCATCAGCCGCCGACGATGATCAAGGCCGACGAACAGGCCATCATCGATCAGGCGTGGAAGCTCGATTATGTCAAGCCGATGCCGCCGCAACGTCTGACCGACATGACCATCGCCATCGTCGGTTCCGGCCCTGCCGGCCTCGCTTGCGCCCAGCAGCTGACACGCGCCGGCCACACCGTCGTCGTCTACGAGCGTGACGACGAGATCGGCGGGCTCATGCGTTATGGCATCCCGTCCTTCAAACTCGACAAGCATCTGATCGATCGGCGCATCGAACAAATGGAGGCCGAGGGCACGGTCTTCCGTACAAACATGGAGATCGGCAAGGATCTGAGCTGGGACGAGCTGCGTTCGCGTTACGATGCCGTGGTTGTCGCCATCGGCTCCGGCGTGCCGCGCGATGTAAACGTACCCGGACGCGAACTTGACGGTATCCATTTCGCCATGGATTTCCTTCCTGATGCCAACCGGCGTGTCGAAGGCAAGAAACCGATCAATGACATTGACGCCAACGGCAAGAAGGTCGTCATCATCGGTGGCGGCGACACCGGTTCGGACTGTCTTGGTACCGCTATCCGGCAAGGAGCCACGAGTGTCACTGTCTTGCAGATCAACCCCAAAGAGCCGACCGAGCGTCCCGACAACCAGCCTTGGCCCACCTACGCTCGCCTTTACCAGCCAACCACTTCGATGCAGGAGGGCGGCACCTACGAATACAACACCGATACCCTCAGCTTCACCGGAGTCGAGGAAATCGCGCAGACCGAGCGCGTCACGCTTGATGAGAACGGCCTGGCGAGTGGGTTCGTCGCCGATGAATCCGGCCATGTCACCGGTGTCAAGGTCGTCGACGTCGAACGCACGGCCGATGGCAAACGCCAGCACATTGCCGGAACCGAGCGGGTCATCGACGCGGATCTGGTATTGATATCCACCGGCTTCCTTCATCCGGACACTTCCACGATTCTTGATCAGCTCCCGGTCGACCTTGACCGTCGGGGCAACCTCGCACGCAACAAGCAGTTCGAGACCAGCCAGGACGGCGTGTTCGTCTGTGGCGATGCCGGACGTGGCCAAAGTCTTGTGGTCTGGGCGATAGCCGAAGGCCGCAGCTGCGCGTCCGCGGTCGACCGCTTCCTCAACGGAACCACCGAACTCCCCGCCCCGATCGTCTCCACGCAGAAACCTATGAAGCTGTAG